A window of the Chloroflexus sp. Y-396-1 genome harbors these coding sequences:
- a CDS encoding LysE/ArgO family amino acid transporter encodes MIELFIRGLVFGLAIAAPVGPIGLLCIRRTITDGRLVGFVSGLGAATADALYGSVAALGLQALSALIFSLNTALQIVGGLALIWIGLTTMIARPVSVSIESTPTRRRLLSAYLSTLLLTLANPATILIFTVIFAGLGTVGKGGMGLVLVAGVACGSALWWTLLSGWVSLMRQRVTVPVLRLINLVSGLVIICFGVTALLSRDM; translated from the coding sequence ATGATAGAACTTTTTATTCGTGGCCTGGTATTTGGGCTGGCGATTGCAGCACCGGTTGGTCCGATAGGCCTGCTCTGTATCAGACGCACGATCACCGATGGTCGGTTGGTCGGTTTTGTCAGCGGTTTGGGTGCTGCCACTGCTGATGCGCTCTACGGGAGTGTCGCAGCGTTGGGCCTGCAAGCACTGAGTGCATTGATATTCAGCTTGAATACGGCATTGCAGATCGTCGGCGGCTTGGCGCTGATCTGGATCGGCCTTACGACAATGATCGCCCGACCGGTGTCGGTCTCTATCGAGTCAACTCCGACGCGGCGTCGGTTGTTGAGTGCCTATCTTTCGACCCTCTTGCTGACATTAGCAAATCCGGCGACGATTCTTATCTTCACTGTTATCTTTGCCGGGCTTGGCACTGTTGGTAAAGGTGGGATGGGGCTGGTGTTGGTTGCTGGCGTGGCTTGCGGCTCAGCCCTCTGGTGGACACTGCTAAGCGGTTGGGTTAGTCTGATGCGACAGCGAGTGACCGTACCGGTGCTGCGCCTAATTAACCTGGTGTCAGGGTTGGTCATTATCTGTTTTGGAGTGACCGCTTTGCTGAGCAGAGATATGTGA
- a CDS encoding thiamine diphosphokinase yields the protein MHVVIVANAPEIDVAPYRGLIQAADRLIAADGGGTALFREGYAPSLLIGDLDSIMPEALAAYQTQGVVIERHRPDKDETDLELALLAAARMGATRIDVIGALGGRWDQSLANVMLLGMDELRGRRVRLIDLPQQIWLVHDASIIPGLEGDTVSLLPFGGDAHGITTEGLAYPLHNGTLYHDRARGVSNVIDKLPARVSVSQGRLLVVLITRSPLV from the coding sequence ATGCATGTAGTGATTGTGGCAAATGCACCAGAGATCGATGTAGCGCCATACCGTGGTCTGATCCAGGCAGCCGACCGATTGATTGCCGCCGATGGCGGAGGGACGGCTCTGTTCCGAGAGGGTTATGCTCCTTCCTTACTCATCGGCGATCTCGATTCGATTATGCCTGAAGCGCTGGCTGCGTATCAGACACAGGGGGTTGTGATCGAACGGCACCGACCCGACAAAGACGAGACCGATCTGGAGTTAGCGTTGCTGGCTGCGGCCAGAATGGGGGCGACTCGGATCGACGTGATTGGCGCGCTGGGTGGCCGCTGGGATCAGTCGCTGGCGAACGTGATGCTGTTGGGTATGGATGAATTGCGTGGACGACGGGTGCGCCTTATCGATTTGCCACAGCAGATCTGGCTGGTGCATGACGCGAGCATCATCCCCGGTCTTGAAGGTGATACCGTTTCATTACTCCCCTTTGGTGGTGATGCGCATGGTATTACGACAGAAGGTCTGGCCTATCCACTTCATAATGGAACCCTTTACCATGACCGGGCACGCGGGGTGAGCAATGTAATCGACAAGTTACCGGCACGAGTTTCGGTCAGTCAGGGGAGATTGCTCGTGGTTCTGATCACTCGTTCGCCGCTTGTGTAG
- a CDS encoding glycosyl hydrolase — protein MTYLTGLYRLVILALAVSLVTGDALVPGYPITRPIAIRTPPATLAIGINSHLATRYPDAATMPVPAAIIADLGVEWVREDIHWHRIQPNAETWDWAFTDAALSALHRQRLHILAVLGPAVGWATADPTDHPNLISFAAPDEAVFVRYAAAVVQRYKHIVKHWQIWNEPDQALFWRPAPNPQQYTRLLLATAQTIRAIDPTATIVLGGINPFDTGFLHAIAAYGGWNAFDVIAIHPYVDPLDPEEGNLIAAADRVRAVAARYGQKPIWATEVGWASGKSDRDALGLVDALQQADYLPRAYHALWQGGVSHVFWYALKDDPHNTYGLFTYGSGRADFSFAKPAATALRTLALSKQPPAQEELRTLVRFLDGHTRREWQRPAQPNGSIDSVMDTLQITYRFTTRANDYVAFELRDPIDLPDHTTALAVRLLGDGSGHYLRFWLRDAEGEIFTITAGMIGPPEWQTLVVPVGYHSLRNGFLAGEGNRRPDYPWYFAAIVIDDEYDMWSGIGEVQIDSVAALIEQE, from the coding sequence ATGACATATTTGACCGGTCTCTACCGTTTGGTAATTTTGGCACTAGCCGTTAGTCTGGTGACCGGCGATGCCCTGGTGCCAGGGTATCCGATTACGCGACCTATTGCTATTCGCACGCCACCGGCAACATTGGCGATTGGCATTAATAGCCATCTTGCTACGCGCTATCCTGATGCGGCCACAATGCCAGTTCCCGCCGCCATTATTGCCGATCTTGGTGTGGAGTGGGTGCGCGAAGATATTCACTGGCATCGTATTCAGCCCAACGCCGAGACCTGGGATTGGGCGTTTACCGATGCTGCTCTCTCGGCATTGCACCGGCAGCGCTTGCACATACTGGCGGTGTTAGGGCCGGCGGTTGGCTGGGCAACCGCCGATCCAACCGATCACCCCAACCTCATATCATTTGCAGCCCCTGATGAAGCGGTGTTTGTTCGTTATGCGGCTGCGGTCGTCCAACGCTACAAACATATCGTGAAGCATTGGCAAATCTGGAACGAACCCGATCAGGCGCTTTTTTGGCGGCCAGCTCCGAACCCTCAACAGTATACCCGGCTGTTGCTTGCTACTGCACAGACCATTCGGGCGATTGACCCGACAGCAACAATTGTTTTGGGAGGTATCAATCCATTTGATACCGGCTTTCTACATGCGATTGCTGCCTATGGCGGTTGGAATGCGTTTGATGTCATCGCTATCCATCCTTACGTCGATCCACTCGACCCGGAAGAGGGTAACCTGATAGCGGCTGCCGATAGGGTACGGGCAGTTGCTGCTCGTTATGGTCAGAAACCAATTTGGGCGACTGAAGTTGGTTGGGCGAGTGGAAAAAGTGATCGTGATGCGCTTGGTCTGGTTGATGCGCTGCAACAGGCCGACTATCTCCCTCGCGCATACCACGCGCTCTGGCAAGGCGGAGTAAGTCATGTATTCTGGTATGCGCTCAAAGATGATCCTCACAATACGTATGGCTTGTTTACTTACGGTAGTGGACGAGCTGATTTCAGCTTCGCCAAGCCGGCTGCTACTGCATTACGGACTCTAGCGTTATCGAAACAACCACCAGCGCAGGAAGAATTGAGGACACTGGTTCGATTTCTTGATGGTCATACCCGGCGGGAGTGGCAACGACCAGCGCAACCAAATGGCTCTATCGATTCGGTGATGGATACCTTGCAGATTACCTACCGCTTCACAACACGCGCAAATGACTACGTAGCCTTTGAGTTGCGAGACCCGATTGACCTTCCTGACCATACCACAGCACTTGCGGTTCGGCTGCTCGGAGACGGTAGTGGTCACTATCTTCGCTTCTGGCTACGAGATGCCGAAGGCGAGATATTTACCATCACTGCCGGAATGATTGGGCCGCCAGAATGGCAGACATTGGTGGTTCCGGTTGGTTATCATTCTCTGCGGAATGGCTTTCTGGCCGGTGAGGGGAACCGACGGCCTGATTATCCATGGTATTTCGCTGCCATTGTTATCGATGACGAGTATGATATGTGGAGCGGGATAGGAGAAGTGCAGATTGACAGTGTTGCAGCACTGATAGAACAAGAGTAG
- the glgA gene encoding glycogen synthase, with amino-acid sequence MPELRRVAIFTNEYPPYIYGGAGVHVEYLSQALARIVPVEVRCFGDQQVETPNLKVRGYPRWEEARQNTDPRFAGAIDAVARSLAMAKDTLDADVVHCHTWYTDLAGLFASKLWGIPYVLTIHSLEPLRPWKVEQLGNAYHLSSWIERTAIEQANAVIAVSKETRADILRLFNVDPNRVHVIYNGIDLNEYRKTSATDALERYGVDPSRPFVLFVGRITRQKGIIHLVNAIPQIDPSAQIVLCAGAPDTKEIGIEMEERVAAVSAQRPGVIWIREMLPRQDVIQFYSHAAVFCCPSVYEPFGIINLEAMACETAVVASAVGGIKEVVVHEETGLLVNPNLKPNSFDPVDPASFSAELAVAINRLLANPTLRYQFGQAGRRRVEQMFSWDAIARQTIDLYRSIIG; translated from the coding sequence ATGCCTGAATTGCGCCGTGTAGCTATTTTTACCAACGAATACCCGCCATACATTTATGGCGGCGCCGGTGTTCATGTCGAATACCTGAGCCAGGCTCTGGCCAGAATCGTACCGGTTGAAGTACGCTGCTTCGGCGATCAACAGGTCGAAACGCCAAACCTGAAGGTACGTGGCTATCCACGTTGGGAAGAAGCACGCCAGAATACCGATCCACGCTTTGCCGGGGCAATTGATGCCGTCGCTCGCTCACTGGCGATGGCGAAAGATACGCTTGATGCCGATGTCGTTCATTGCCACACCTGGTATACCGACCTGGCCGGCCTGTTCGCCAGTAAACTGTGGGGCATTCCGTATGTACTTACCATTCATTCACTCGAACCGCTCCGACCGTGGAAAGTTGAGCAACTGGGCAATGCGTATCATCTCAGTTCATGGATCGAACGCACCGCTATCGAACAGGCCAATGCGGTGATCGCTGTGTCAAAAGAGACGCGAGCCGATATTTTGCGTCTATTCAACGTTGACCCCAACCGGGTTCATGTTATCTACAACGGAATTGATCTCAACGAATATCGCAAAACCAGCGCCACCGATGCCCTCGAACGCTACGGTGTTGATCCGAGTCGTCCTTTTGTCCTTTTTGTTGGCCGCATCACCCGTCAGAAAGGAATTATTCACCTGGTCAACGCCATTCCGCAAATCGATCCTTCAGCGCAGATTGTGCTCTGCGCCGGTGCGCCCGATACAAAAGAGATCGGGATTGAGATGGAGGAGCGGGTAGCCGCCGTCAGTGCCCAACGCCCTGGCGTGATCTGGATTCGCGAGATGCTACCGCGACAGGACGTTATCCAGTTCTACTCGCACGCTGCCGTCTTCTGTTGCCCAAGTGTGTACGAGCCGTTTGGAATCATCAACCTTGAAGCCATGGCCTGCGAAACGGCAGTTGTTGCCTCGGCAGTTGGAGGAATCAAAGAAGTCGTCGTCCATGAGGAAACCGGCTTGTTGGTTAATCCAAACCTTAAACCAAACAGCTTCGATCCGGTTGATCCGGCCTCATTTTCGGCCGAGCTAGCAGTTGCTATCAATCGCCTACTAGCCAATCCAACGTTACGCTACCAGTTCGGTCAGGCCGGACGGCGCCGTGTTGAACAGATGTTTAGCTGGGATGCGATTGCCCGCCAGACGATTGATCTGTACCGGTCAATTATCGGGTAA
- the tyrS gene encoding tyrosine--tRNA ligase: MGASGMDLSDLLHRGVAEIIVESELRARLQSGTPLRLKQGFDPTKPDMHIGHAVGLRKLRAFQELGHQVVLIVGDWTAQIGDPSGRDETRTRLSAAEVRANAETYMEQFFRVVDRQRTEVRWQSEWFGQFTLEHALDLAGRFTLAQMLAHETFRKRYESGAPLTILELMYPMLQAYDSVAIKADVEFGGTDQKFNILAGRELMAQLGMTPQQVFLVPLIPGTDGRKMSKTFNNTVDIRMPPAEMYGRIMSMSDEVLPLYFEVLTDVPMAEIHEMKQAMATGQVNPRDLKMRLAREIVAQFHDPTAATAAEAAFIRQFVEREVPEDIPTFTLTAPSGIVDVLVASGLAPSKSEARRLIDGGGVRVDGERVEGYTLTLNPGANAVVQVGRRKFVRVV; this comes from the coding sequence TTGGGAGCGTCAGGGATGGATCTGTCTGATCTGTTACATCGTGGTGTCGCCGAAATTATTGTCGAAAGTGAATTGCGAGCACGCCTGCAAAGTGGCACACCCCTCCGGTTGAAACAAGGCTTCGATCCCACCAAACCCGATATGCACATCGGTCACGCAGTTGGGTTGCGTAAACTCCGTGCCTTCCAGGAACTGGGTCACCAAGTGGTGCTCATCGTCGGTGATTGGACGGCACAGATCGGCGATCCGAGTGGTCGCGATGAAACACGTACCCGTTTGTCGGCGGCTGAGGTGCGGGCGAATGCCGAAACCTACATGGAGCAGTTCTTCCGCGTGGTTGATCGCCAACGCACAGAGGTGCGCTGGCAAAGTGAATGGTTTGGGCAGTTCACGCTCGAACATGCCCTCGATCTGGCCGGTCGCTTTACACTGGCCCAAATGCTCGCTCACGAGACGTTTCGCAAACGCTACGAAAGCGGCGCACCACTGACCATCCTCGAATTAATGTACCCAATGCTTCAGGCCTACGACTCGGTCGCGATCAAGGCTGACGTGGAATTTGGTGGCACCGATCAGAAATTCAATATCCTCGCCGGACGTGAGCTGATGGCACAGTTGGGTATGACACCCCAACAGGTTTTTCTCGTCCCGCTCATTCCCGGTACCGATGGGCGAAAAATGTCGAAGACCTTCAACAACACGGTCGATATTCGGATGCCACCGGCTGAAATGTACGGTCGGATTATGTCAATGAGCGACGAGGTATTGCCACTCTACTTTGAAGTACTGACCGATGTGCCAATGGCCGAGATACATGAAATGAAGCAGGCAATGGCAACCGGACAGGTCAATCCACGCGATTTGAAGATGCGGCTGGCGCGTGAGATTGTGGCGCAGTTCCATGATCCAACTGCGGCTACGGCTGCCGAAGCTGCCTTTATTCGTCAGTTTGTCGAGCGTGAAGTGCCTGAAGATATTCCGACCTTTACGCTGACAGCCCCAAGCGGCATCGTTGATGTGCTGGTCGCCAGTGGCCTTGCTCCCAGTAAGAGTGAGGCCCGACGGCTGATCGACGGTGGTGGGGTACGGGTCGATGGCGAACGGGTCGAAGGTTATACACTTACCCTTAATCCCGGTGCAAATGCTGTCGTGCAGGTTGGCCGGCGCAAATTTGTTAGAGTGGTGTAG
- a CDS encoding nucleotidyltransferase substrate binding protein — protein MLLDLSALSRAIQSLDAALRIVNDQVWFNAQRAEVQQTLLAGVVQNFEFVYELCIKMLRRRLELDAASPTEIDFSSFRDLIRTAAEKGLVTNVEAWFRYRQLRNITSHTYDSVKARMVCEQAGAILADARAVLSALEMRNERATF, from the coding sequence ATGCTACTCGATCTGTCTGCATTATCGCGTGCTATCCAATCGCTCGATGCTGCCCTGCGCATTGTGAATGATCAGGTCTGGTTTAATGCACAACGCGCAGAAGTTCAGCAAACACTCCTGGCTGGTGTGGTACAGAACTTTGAGTTTGTATACGAACTGTGCATTAAAATGCTTCGGCGGCGACTCGAGCTGGACGCTGCTTCTCCTACGGAGATCGATTTTAGTAGTTTTCGTGACCTAATACGTACTGCTGCCGAAAAGGGTTTAGTGACCAACGTCGAGGCCTGGTTTCGTTACCGTCAGTTGCGCAATATAACCTCTCACACATACGATAGTGTGAAAGCACGGATGGTTTGTGAGCAGGCAGGTGCTATCCTGGCCGATGCGCGAGCGGTGCTGAGTGCCTTGGAAATGCGTAATGAGCGAGCGACGTTTTGA
- a CDS encoding nucleotidyltransferase family protein, with translation MSERRFDIQPEHLALVRAILQRHVPQYDVWAFGSRVQGRAKVHSDLDLVIMTDRPLALDVVAALADDFAESDLPWKVDIVDWATTDSVFRTIIEHDRILVQTGAAHVPNGEEAGHNSAPTPL, from the coding sequence ATGAGCGAGCGACGTTTTGATATTCAACCCGAACATCTGGCACTTGTGCGTGCGATTCTGCAACGGCATGTGCCTCAGTACGATGTCTGGGCATTTGGTTCACGGGTTCAGGGCCGGGCGAAGGTACACTCTGACCTCGATCTAGTTATTATGACCGATAGACCGCTCGCGCTTGACGTAGTAGCCGCGCTTGCAGATGATTTTGCCGAGTCAGATCTACCCTGGAAGGTTGATATTGTGGACTGGGCCACGACAGATTCCGTCTTTCGGACGATCATCGAACACGACCGAATACTGGTGCAAACTGGTGCTGCGCATGTTCCTAATGGGGAAGAGGCGGGTCATAATTCTGCTCCTACACCACTCTAA
- a CDS encoding DEAD/DEAH box helicase → MKTFAELGLSDALVSTLSGLGYDEPTPIQAQAIPLLLAGRDVIAQAQTGTGKTAAFALPMIERVTDQPVVQALVLAPTRELAVQVAEAIHRYGRHRALRVLPIYGGQPIERQLRGLSQGVQVVVGTPGRVLDHLRRGSLRFDHLRMVVLDEADEMLDMGFAEELEAILQMAPTERQTALFSATIPPAVQHLTLRYTRQPVRVSIAAEQLTTPRIRQIYYEVLARDKLDALCRVLDVEMPRLAIVFCRTRQEVDEIGERLQGRGYAAESLHGDLSQAVRDRVMRRFREGQLDVLVATDVAARGLDIAEVSHVINYDVPTDPESYVHRIGRTGRAGRDGVAITFITPRERRMLQIIERVTRTRIERCQMPTLADVAARRRSVLFQQLQAAIAQAGLATYMKLADELAATSDMRAVAAAALKLLLNEDETEQVDTITRLEPTSPERSQRAERTSRAQRGKPDPERAERGMARLQINLGRNDQIRPADIVGAIANEAGLPGRSIGMIEVRARTSIVEVPRRDAQHVLQALNRTTLRGQRVRAILLTEAAVAA, encoded by the coding sequence ATGAAGACTTTTGCTGAGTTGGGCCTGAGTGATGCGCTGGTAAGCACATTGAGCGGGCTTGGCTACGACGAACCAACACCCATTCAGGCGCAAGCTATTCCATTGTTACTTGCCGGTCGTGATGTAATCGCTCAGGCTCAGACCGGCACTGGGAAGACGGCAGCATTTGCGCTGCCAATGATTGAACGGGTGACCGATCAGCCGGTCGTGCAGGCTCTGGTTTTGGCGCCGACGCGCGAGCTGGCTGTACAGGTGGCAGAGGCCATTCATCGTTATGGTCGCCACCGGGCATTACGAGTCCTGCCAATTTACGGTGGGCAACCGATTGAGCGGCAGTTGCGCGGATTATCCCAGGGAGTGCAGGTTGTGGTTGGTACGCCGGGGCGGGTCCTTGATCACCTGCGGCGTGGCTCGTTGCGGTTTGACCATCTGCGAATGGTCGTGCTGGACGAAGCTGATGAGATGCTAGATATGGGTTTTGCCGAGGAATTAGAGGCGATCTTACAAATGGCGCCAACCGAACGCCAGACAGCCCTCTTCTCGGCAACAATACCACCGGCAGTTCAGCATCTCACACTCCGCTATACCCGTCAGCCGGTACGTGTTAGTATTGCGGCCGAGCAGTTGACAACACCTCGTATTCGGCAGATTTATTACGAGGTTCTTGCCCGTGACAAGCTCGATGCTCTCTGCCGCGTACTCGATGTCGAGATGCCTCGGCTAGCAATTGTGTTTTGCCGCACCCGACAGGAAGTCGATGAGATTGGTGAACGGCTCCAGGGGCGCGGTTATGCGGCCGAGTCGCTCCATGGTGATCTGAGTCAGGCCGTGCGTGATCGGGTGATGCGCCGCTTCCGTGAGGGACAGCTCGATGTCCTCGTTGCAACCGATGTTGCTGCCCGTGGGCTTGACATTGCCGAGGTCAGTCATGTGATCAACTACGATGTGCCGACTGACCCCGAAAGCTATGTCCATCGTATTGGCCGTACCGGTCGCGCCGGTCGCGATGGAGTAGCCATCACTTTTATCACTCCGCGCGAGCGTCGTATGTTGCAGATTATCGAGCGGGTTACTCGGACTCGGATCGAACGCTGTCAGATGCCGACGCTGGCCGATGTGGCAGCTCGCCGACGTTCAGTTCTGTTCCAGCAGTTGCAGGCAGCAATAGCGCAAGCAGGTCTGGCAACCTATATGAAACTGGCTGATGAGTTAGCAGCCACAAGCGATATGCGTGCCGTGGCCGCAGCGGCGTTGAAGTTGCTTCTGAACGAAGACGAAACCGAGCAGGTCGATACCATTACCCGACTCGAACCGACATCGCCAGAGCGTTCGCAACGTGCAGAGCGGACATCCCGTGCTCAGCGGGGTAAACCCGATCCTGAGCGGGCAGAGCGAGGGATGGCGCGGTTGCAAATCAATCTCGGTCGCAACGATCAGATTCGTCCGGCCGATATTGTCGGAGCAATTGCTAATGAAGCCGGTTTGCCGGGTCGCAGTATTGGTATGATTGAGGTGCGGGCACGCACCAGTATCGTTGAAGTTCCGCGACGGGATGCTCAACACGTTCTTCAGGCGCTGAACCGTACTACGTTGCGTGGTCAACGGGTACGCGCCATACTGCTTACTGAAGCGGCAGTTGCTGCGTGA
- the ruvB gene encoding Holliday junction branch migration DNA helicase RuvB yields the protein MSAERLVNPHSDSDDQQIEKSLRPRTLNEFIGQEKVVEQLRIAIAAARGRNESLDHTLFYGPPGLGKTSLANVVANEMGAKIKITSGPAIERAGDLAAILTSLQANDVLFIDEVHRLNRAVEEVLYPAMEDFALDLVVGKGPGARSLRLNLPRFTVIGATTRLALLTSPLRDRFVAVHRLVFYSDEAMAEIVARSARILGVPISPAGAHEIGRRARGTPRIANRILRRVRDYAQVVADGAITLEVARAALAQLEIDELGLDENDRRLLRAIIELFNGGPVGLSTLAAALAEEVDAIEDVYEPFLLQLGFLQRTPRGRIATRRAYEHLGLPYPERALPPDLEIGPQQTTLF from the coding sequence ATGAGCGCCGAGCGGCTGGTTAATCCTCATTCAGACAGCGACGACCAACAGATCGAAAAGAGCCTCCGTCCACGGACATTGAATGAGTTTATCGGGCAGGAGAAGGTCGTTGAGCAACTGCGGATTGCGATTGCCGCTGCTCGTGGACGGAATGAGTCGCTTGACCATACACTCTTCTACGGTCCACCAGGATTAGGCAAGACGTCGTTGGCGAATGTGGTCGCCAATGAGATGGGGGCCAAAATTAAGATTACCAGTGGACCGGCGATTGAACGGGCCGGTGATCTGGCGGCTATTCTGACCAGTCTTCAGGCAAACGATGTGTTGTTTATTGATGAAGTACACCGGCTGAATCGGGCTGTGGAAGAGGTGCTTTACCCTGCTATGGAGGATTTTGCGCTCGATCTGGTTGTGGGGAAGGGGCCAGGTGCGCGTAGTCTACGCCTCAATTTGCCCCGCTTTACGGTGATCGGAGCTACGACACGACTAGCCCTGCTCACCTCACCACTACGAGATCGTTTTGTCGCTGTGCATCGGCTCGTCTTTTACTCTGATGAGGCAATGGCCGAAATTGTCGCTCGATCTGCTCGTATTTTGGGTGTGCCGATTAGTCCTGCAGGTGCACACGAAATTGGCCGCCGGGCACGTGGTACACCACGGATCGCGAATCGTATTTTGCGGCGTGTGCGCGATTACGCCCAGGTTGTGGCTGATGGAGCGATTACGCTTGAGGTGGCACGGGCGGCGCTGGCCCAACTTGAAATTGATGAGTTGGGTCTTGATGAGAATGACCGACGGTTGTTACGCGCAATTATTGAATTATTCAACGGTGGTCCGGTTGGTCTGAGTACACTGGCTGCGGCGTTGGCCGAAGAGGTCGATGCTATCGAAGACGTATATGAGCCATTCTTGTTGCAGCTTGGTTTCTTGCAGCGCACGCCACGTGGTCGGATTGCGACGCGCCGCGCCTACGAACATCTGGGGCTGCCGTATCCTGAACGTGCTCTACCGCCTGATCTTGAGATTGGTCCGCAGCAAACAACTCTGTTTTGA
- a CDS encoding response regulator: MTLPIRILVAEDEPDVGMLLRETLVSEGYEVELVHNGHQLIQAAQQQPPDLILVDRVMPLMDGLEAIRQLRNDTRTSHLPMIILTALSDSSKIVEGLENGADDYIAKPYDREVLLARVRSHLRRAAQLPLRNPLTGLPGNAAIEAEINRQLEQKARFALLYIDLDNFKAFNDVYGFARGDKAIHLVASILQEYTAPDDFVGHIGGDDFVVIHLGPDPEALCKRIIQVFDQRIRALYDEADLQRGYLVATDRYGITRQFGIISLSIAVVTTYNRTFHSMDEMSRIAAELKQAAKQIAGSTYKIDRRSEEAVANPLTDRRGANAPEALIICQNDIARGTIVGTLNSRGYRLLIADNDIAAQGLLAHHPHPALLVAEFNPGIIRLWQELNQTTPLIALVRDETNANAARDAGANTVVWVDDNPVELSDQLQLALAALAK, translated from the coding sequence ATGACATTACCAATTCGTATCCTGGTAGCTGAAGACGAGCCAGATGTAGGCATGCTCCTGCGCGAAACCTTGGTAAGTGAGGGATACGAAGTCGAACTGGTACACAATGGGCATCAACTCATTCAAGCCGCGCAGCAACAACCACCTGATCTCATCCTGGTTGATCGGGTGATGCCGTTGATGGATGGACTGGAGGCGATCCGACAGCTTCGCAATGACACACGTACCTCACATTTGCCGATGATTATTCTTACCGCCCTCAGCGATTCATCAAAGATCGTTGAAGGATTGGAAAATGGCGCCGACGACTACATTGCCAAACCATACGACCGCGAGGTATTACTGGCGCGGGTACGTTCCCATTTACGGCGAGCCGCTCAATTACCGTTGCGTAATCCATTGACCGGTTTACCCGGTAATGCGGCAATCGAAGCTGAAATCAACCGCCAGCTTGAGCAAAAAGCCAGGTTCGCCTTGCTGTATATCGATCTAGACAACTTCAAGGCCTTTAACGATGTCTACGGATTTGCCCGTGGTGATAAAGCCATTCATCTCGTCGCCAGCATTTTACAAGAGTACACTGCCCCCGATGACTTCGTTGGTCACATCGGCGGTGACGATTTTGTTGTTATTCATCTTGGCCCCGATCCTGAAGCGCTGTGTAAGCGCATTATCCAGGTCTTCGATCAACGCATTCGCGCACTCTACGACGAGGCCGATTTACAACGAGGCTACCTGGTTGCAACCGATCGCTACGGTATCACGCGACAGTTTGGCATTATCAGTCTTTCTATTGCTGTGGTAACGACCTACAACCGCACGTTCCACAGTATGGATGAAATGAGTCGGATCGCTGCCGAACTTAAACAAGCAGCCAAACAGATTGCCGGCAGTACGTATAAGATTGATCGGCGGAGTGAAGAGGCCGTCGCCAATCCGCTAACAGATCGGCGAGGCGCCAATGCTCCTGAAGCTTTGATTATCTGCCAGAACGATATTGCACGCGGCACCATCGTGGGCACGTTAAACAGTCGTGGGTATCGCTTGCTGATCGCCGACAATGACATTGCAGCGCAGGGCCTGCTCGCCCATCATCCACATCCCGCCCTCCTGGTCGCCGAGTTTAATCCAGGCATTATACGCCTCTGGCAAGAACTGAATCAAACCACGCCATTGATTGCGTTGGTCAGAGACGAAACCAACGCCAACGCTGCCCGCGATGCAGGCGCTAATACCGTTGTCTGGGTTGATGACAATCCCGTTGAACTGTCTGATCAATTACAGTTAGCGTTAGCGGCATTAGCCAAATGA